From Passer domesticus isolate bPasDom1 chromosome 8, bPasDom1.hap1, whole genome shotgun sequence, a single genomic window includes:
- the LOC135305812 gene encoding olfactory receptor 14J1-like — MSNSSSISHFLLLALADTRQLQLLHFCLLLGISLAALLANGLIISAVACGHHLHTPMFFFLLNLALSDLGSICTTVPKAMHNSLWNTRNISYTGCAAQVFLIIFFPGAEFCLLTIMCYDRYVSICKPLHYGTLLGSRACAHMAAAAWASAFLNALMHTANTFSLPLCHGNALGQFFCEIPPILKLSCSNSYLRELGLIVFSLCLAFGCFVFIVFSYVQIFRAVLRIPSEQGRHKAFSTCLPHLAVVSLFISTASFTYLKPPSISSPSLDLSVSVLYSMVPPALNPLIYSLRNQELKAALRKMMTVSFQKH, encoded by the coding sequence atgtccaacagcagctccatcagccacttcctcctgctggcattggcagacacgcggcagctgcagctcctgcacttctgcctcttgctgggcatctccctggctgccctcctggccaacggcctcatcatcagcgccgtagcctgcggccaccacctgcacacgcccatgttcttcttcctgctcaacctggccctcagcgacctgggctccatctgcaccactgtccccaaagccatgcacaattccctctggaacaccaggaacatctcctacacaggatgtgctgcacaggttTTTCTGATTATCttcttccctggagcagagttttgcctcctgaccatcatgtgctacgaccgctacgtgtccatctgcaaacccctgcactacgggaccctcctgggcagcagagcttgtgcccacatggcagcagctgcctgggccagtgcctttctcaatgctctcatgcacacagccaatacattttccctgcccctgtgccatggcaatgccctgggccagttcttctgtgaaatcccccccatcctcaagctctcctgctcaaattcctacctcagggaacttgggcttATTGTGTTCTCCCTCTGTTTAgcatttggttgttttgtgttcattgttttctcctatgtgcagatcttcagggctgtgctgaggatcccctctgagcagggacggcacaaagccttttccacctgcctccctcacctggctgtggtctctctgtttatCAGCACTGCCTCATTTACctacctgaagcccccctccatctcctccccatccctggatctgtcaGTGTCAGTCCTGTACTCgatggtgcctccagccctgaaccccctcatctacagcctgaggaaccaggagctcaaggctgccctgaggaaaatgatgactgtatcttttcagaaacattaa